From the Papaver somniferum cultivar HN1 chromosome 2, ASM357369v1, whole genome shotgun sequence genome, the window gggACGGGGTGAATTCCCGAGCACACCAAATCAAGTATGCATTTCCACGGGGCGGGGAaaaccccgcgcacaccaaattaaaaggaaaaaataaagaaaatctacacatattttccacctatttaatgtattttccccGCTATATCAAGTTAAAAATACATCGTCCCAGGGAGGGGTGAAATCCCgctcacaccaaatcaaaaatgcatcatcagcGGGAGAGGCGAAACCCGCACATAGCAAATCAAAAACATGGCCCgcacacaccaagttaaaagaaaaaatatgccCCATatgtagcacgggcacaaatctagtacaCCGAATATTCGATGCATCGACTTTCTTTATGTTGCATGTTACTCaagaacaaaaatctaaaattaatCGGGTAACACAGGGTTATAGAAATGGAGGGAGCTGAAAAGCTGGAGTGCCTTGCTAAGAATAGAGGTTATTTGAAAGTCATTCTGGAATCAGATTGTGAAAATTTAGTCAAGTCAATCAATGAAAATGAGTCTATAAACAGATTTGGTAACAGTGTGACTCAACTCAACTCCATTACTAAAGAAAAAAAGCAAGAAATGAGAAGTCTGGTTTGAATACATTCCACTTGAAATATCGGGTTGCATTGAACAAGATTATCATGTTGTAATTGGTTAAATTTTTAATGGATAAAAACCATAAAATATGGATGATAAAATCAGTTTAATTGATTTCACCTATTCAAACATATCAGGCATTTAATTTTGAACTGCTTCCTTTAATTCCATCCTCCAACTTCATTCCACCTATTTTTCTACGTGCATCCAGCTAGCGCATTCAACAAGAAACAAATAAGATCTAGTCGCATTCTtcaaacttaatttttttttacataacCCAGAATACAGATATTACAGTAAAGAATACAGATGCGGGTGGTGGGAGTTATGGGACTTGCGGTACAATTAGGTGGACACTGTActgactaaaaaaaaaaatagtcgggCACAGTCAGATTATCGGTGTAAGTGTAACCACTCATTCAGTTCCCACTTGGCATTGTGCATTCCATAACATTGTAGTAAATGTATAGACCAAATAAAGTTAATATCCCATCGAACTTACTAACTACTTGGTATCACCTATAAATTTCCGAACCATTGACGAACAACTTACTTTTCTTCGAACTTAACTCGAAGTACAGAGATATAGATCCATGTCTAATCATATTCGGATCATTTCATTTCCATCTATTCTCTGGTTTGTACTACTATTGCTCAGAAGCAGTTTCTCCGATGCTAAAACGGTACCCTTATTTTTCATTTTCGGAGATTCATTAGTCGATGCTGGAAACAACAATTACCTTCACACCATTGCAAAGGCTAATGTCAAACCCTATGGTATTGATTACACTCCATCTGGTGGGAAACCAACTGGTCGATTTTGTAATGGCAAAACATTTCTTGATTTAACAGGTTTTTATTTCTGGATATTACATTTTGATTTCCTTATAATATGGATACATTTGCGTTTTAACAATCAAAAATGATTGAGTCTGAACTTTTTTGCGCGTGATTAGTTGATGAATTTGGAGGTTCTTGTTATCCACCTCCGTCTTTGAGTCTCAGCCCAGATGACGACGGCACATTATGTGGAGTGAACTACGCATCATCTGGAGGTGGAATTCTGAACGATACCGGTGCATTATTTGTGAGTAGAATTTTCTGTCTAAGACTCAACGATTTGTTGTCTAGTGATAAGAATTTTAATCTGTTCTTCATTTTTGTGAATGCATTACAGTTAGAACGTATAAGTATGGATGCGCAGATAGATACCTATGCCAACACCCGACAAAACATGATTACAAATCTCGGCAGAGAAAAGGCAACAGAATTGCTGAAGAATGCTGTATTTCCTATTGTAGTTGGATCCAATGACTTCCTCGATAACTTCTTAACACCTATCATTGGTACACGGGAGTACATTCCTCAAGATGTATTTATTGCACAAATGCTTGATATGCACTACAGTCAATTAACCGTAAACATTTTTCCACACtggtagattattttttttcatcACAAATTTAACTTAATTAAAACTAATACCCGTGACTGatttttttgcttcttttcttgTACCAGCGACTGCACAGTTTGGACGCTAGATTTATTATCATATGGAATGTGCCACCAATCGGTTGTATGCCACTAGAGAGAAAAATGAACCCATGGTACGGAGGAAAATGTGCAGACAGTGCAAACGAATTAGTATCAGACTACAATAAGAAGCTGAAAGATATGATTACCGAACTCAGGCCAAACCTTAGTGAAGTAACCTTACTTTTCGTAGACGCCTACTACGTCTTATATGATTTACTTCTCCACAAAAGTGACTATGGTTAGTATATATATTGATTTAACGTTTGCAACGATTCAAGAAATTTGGTGCTGTTGAGTTATCCAGGGTCGGAATCTAATTAACTGTCGGATTAACGTTTTGCTTAAATACACGTAGGTATCAAGGTTGCAGGCGAAGGGTGTTGCACAAATGTTGGCCCAGTGGTAGAGTTGTTCCCATGCAAAGAGACGTCTACTTATTGCGAAGATCGATCCAAATATGCATTTTGGGATGAATATCATCCATCTGAGTTTGTAAACAGGTTAAGCGTGAAGAGATACATGGATGGTGATACAAAACATGTTCTACCGTTTAATATTCGAAGAGCTATGAAACTTCGTGGCTTCTGAAGAAATAAATTTCGGAGTACATTTTGCCGACAAACCCCGTTTTGAGCTTTTtgttttaagagaaaaagttattACTACAAAAGTTGTATCACACACACATAAAGGTATTCTCAGAGTGGTTGCTGGACAGTAGTGCCGCACAAGCTATGCATTACTCGCCAAAATCTGTCTAAATGGTATAATTTTTTGAATCGGAATCAATCAGTGTCTAAAATTAATCTTCTTTGAAAATTCAGTTACTTACATGAAGGCAAAAATCGGGTGAATTGAGCATCTGTCATATGTTATATAAAATGTAGTTGAGATAATATCAGAGATGGATGGTAATCATTAATGTGGTCGTAACTGTGAGACGATTCTTACACCTTAGGGTGTTCACACATTTAAAGTTGGTTGAACTCGAATATATTCAATTATTAACATGCATAGAAACGTGCACTCACGTGAAAGCTAAAAAACACAGCAATGGTGGAGTACGACTTTCTGCACTCCCTTTTAACAGGGGTGCACATTCGgcactagggctgcacaaaatcGAACCATAACCGAAAATCGAGACCGGAACCGAAATTTTTTAACCGAACCATAATCATATTCTTATGGTTCATTAATGGTTGTTAGTTTCAGATaaccgataatatcggtttcggtttaggttttgagataaaaccgaaccaataaccaattggttaaccgatTAATAGTGACCATAGGATTAAATAATTTTAGGCCGTGGATGGGGATATTTAACCCTAATAACTTACATCACTCGACTCGACTgagtcttctcttctttcgtagATATCAGAAAGCTCTTCCACTTCCAAATCAACCGACTGTGCTTATGATTTGGAGAAGAAATTGGTTCAGGAagctctttctcgtgattcttctGGTGCTGTTCAATCCAACTTCTCTTTGATTACTCCTATTTCTGGTGTCTTCCaggtttgatttctttttgaaaCTTTGTAGATCTGGGTTTTGTTTCAGATTCCTTTAAAATTTTTTTACTAGAAATGGAGATTTGGGGGTTTTGAATCTGCTATTGAAATTActgattaagttttttttttaactttttttttgtttgatttttgtacCTTTATTCTTGATTTACAGGGATCTCTGCAAGTAGTTTGGTTGTGATTGTTGTCATGTTTATGTACAGATTTTGTGGGAATTTGAGGTTTTATTTGAACTGATTTTGATAAAGGTATTGCGATTGTATATTTGTGTGTATCATTTGAAATGATTTTGATATTATGATTTTAATTATGATATTAGGTtttgtaaaattgaaaaaaattggggATTTCAAATTAAGGTCATTTAGGTTGATTTACACAGTGGGTTTTGCttaatttttaataaattttaCAAGTTAATTCAAATTAAATGTATGGTTTATCACATTGCAGACTTGCCTTTTGACAATGCGAGGATCCAGTTCAACACCTACTGCCTCTGTTTCTTCTAATAAGCGTCCACCTCGACCTCCACCTAATGCAAGTTCAGATGGAGGTGCAAATTCAGCTGGAGGTGCAAGCGCTGCTAAAGATGCTAGTGTTGCTGGAGATGCTAGTGCAGATGGAGATGCAACTGAAGCTGGCATAACAGTGACAGAAACACATAGAAATAAGCGTAAAACCCCTGAAGATGCAACTGAAGATGACACAGAAGTGACAGAACCAAAGGGAAAGAAACGTTCTGATGTGTGGAACCACTTTGATATGGACCCCAAGCCTTCGAAATATGCAAAATGTCGCCACTGTAAGACAAAGATTGCAGCTCAGGGTACCAAGTATGGGACAGGTGGTATGAATAATCATTTGAAGATATGTAAAAAGAAGCCCAAGGAGGAAAAAGGACAGCAAACTCTTGATTTTCAACCGGCTAGGCtaggagaagaaggaaaattggttgcGACAACTTTTAATCAAGATGCATGTACAAAGGCAGTgattttatttgtgattttagatGAGCAGCCGTTTAGAGtggttgaaggagaagggttcAAGGAACTTTGTAGGGTACTTGAATCCAGATTCAAGATCCCTTCTCGTATGACCATTTCGCGGGGTGTATTAAATTTgtacgaagctgaaaaggagaagatgaagaactacttcaAGGAAAACAATGTGAGAGTTTGTCTCACCACTGACACATGGACCTCAAATGCCCAAAATAAAAGCTACATGGTTATAACTGCGCATTTTATTGATAAAGATTGGAAGCTGCACAAACTGGTAATCAActttttccaaattttaggtcATTCAGGTGAAGTAATTGGGAAGATGTTAGAGGAATGTTTGTTAGATTGGGAACTTCCTGGGGTTTTTACTATTACGCTTGACAATGTTAGTGTTAATGATTTAGCTATTGATTATCTAAGGGAGGATGGTCATTTAAATGAGCAAGTGATTAGTTCAAATGGTGTACTGAATACTAAGTTTATGCAAGTTAGATGTGCTGCTCATGTGCTTGCACTTGTTGTGAATGCTGGCTTGGGAGAGTATCACATGGCTATTAAGAGAGTAAGGGCAGTGGTGAAGCATGTGATGAGTTCTCCTGCTCGGTTGAGTAAGTTTATGGATTGTGCTAAACAAGAAAAGATAGATTGCAGAAAAGGTTTAGTTTTAGATGTGGATACAAGATAGAATTCCACTTACATGATGTTGGAAGCTGCTTGTAGATATCAGAAAGCTTTTGAAAGGCTAGCACGGGAAGATAAGGCTTTCAAAAAGAAGTTTTGTTTCAATGAAAGATCCATCCCTCCTGTATTTTCTACTTCTACCGGTGCTAGTGATGATGTTGACATGGAAGAAGCTTGTACTATTGCTCATAACAAAGGCAAGAAGAAGGCCCCTCCTCCGCCTCCTATACATGCTCCATATATGGAAGATTGGGCCAATGCAAGATCATTTGGAAAAATTTTAAAGGTATTCTATGATTTGACTGTCAAGTTTTCTTACTGTACTCGTGTTACTTCACATGAGTTCTTGTTTAACGTAAGTGTCATTCATAGAACAATGAACACATGGGTAAAAAGTTCAGATCCATTTCTCTCTCTCTGGTATGGGCACTAAAATGCTAGACAAGTTTAATAAGTATTGGGGAGAATATGAGAAAATGAACACTCTCATGTTCATTGCTGTTTTGCTTGATCCACGTGAGAAAATGAAAGgtttaaattttattcttgataCTTTAGATATCACGGGTCCGTCATTACGTAAACACTTATCGACTTATGTGAAAACTGATTTTCAAGAACTTTTCGAAGAGTACAAGTGTCtctatgcaaatgatgaaaacatgtctagTGCCACAAGTGATTGTAATAATGTTACTCAATCTTCTGGGGttactgatgatgaagattctgcGTATGCTAGTCTAATAGCAGAGAGAGCAAGAGAAGATGAGGAGGATGACAATGTTAAggggaaaactgagttggagttataTTTAGAGGAGAAACGTGAACCGAGAATTAGCCCTACCGGTGTTCAGTTTGAAATTTTAGGTTGGTGGAGGACTAATAGTACAAGGTATCCTGTATTATCACACATGGAGAGAGATATACTAGCCATACCAGTCTCTTCTGTTGCCTCGGAATCTGCCTTTAGTACTGGAAGGCGAGTTATTGATTCATATCGAAGTTCACTGCTGCCTAAGACAGTTGAGGCGTTGATTTGCACGCAAAGCTGGTACTTTACTTTACTTAGTTTCATTGGTTGAGGTGATAATGTAACATTCACATTAGAAATGCATATTCCAGTAAAAGGATCATCCTCAATTCCAGCTAAACGAATGCTTATTGTTTAGTGCTTCTCTACCATAGCGGTTGCTAATCTTGATGTTCTTAGTTACATTATGTACCATTGCACTGATCATGATTGAGAAATTCATATTTAGCTCGAGTTTGTGTACGTGCAGGTTACCATTACAACCTCATGTGGAATACCCAATTTCTACACATGCAAAGTGTATTCACTGTAACAAACTATTTTCTGTCGACCCTTTTAGGAATGAGATCTCTATGTTGATTTTCCATCTAAAGATGTGTAGTCAGttatgattatgattttttgatgttttttcgtttTTGTTATTAAGGAGAAACTAGACTCTTTAAAATTTAATGTTTCTATCAATATGTATTGGAAGTTGGAACATTTGATGTATTTGAAACTTGAGTGACAGGTTCAGAAAAATTTGCCCGTCATTTTTGTGAGACTGACAGATATAAAAAATATCAGTGACTTAGCcggttaaccaaaaaccgaaTGGTTTTATACAAAACCGAACTACCTtaatggtttcattggttttcattattggaaaCCGAGTAGTTCGATTtcggtttaattttttttccaaaaaccgatgaaaaccgaaccatgtgcagccctattcGGCACTGCCTTATTGGATTGCAAGTTTAACGGGTGTTTTTAATGTAAACCATATTTCCCCCTTTTAATGCCAACAAGCCCAACGGAAAACGCTAACCTTTTTTCGTTGCTCCCGAACTTTTCGTCTGCGCACGAATTTTTGGTATGTGGCACGTATTATTCACCTACCACGTTTTTTTATAAATCTCCGTTGGATTTTTTCCATTTCTAATTAAGACCGTCGGATCCGACTACGCCTTATAAAGAAAACATTATTTCTCCATCTCTTGGTTTCGATCACTCGATTCTCTGTGGGATTGTAGCTGCTATACAAACAacgattaatggaggagattacaAATTGGATCGATTGTATTGGTGGAGAAAATCGAAAACTTGTATTAGTTGAACGAATCAATTTCTGATCTTCTCCACAAGAATCTTCAAATAAGTTTCCAACGATTAATGGAGGAGACTATAAATTGAATCAACTGTTTCTCTTTTCTTCAATTAGGTATATACATGTCCTCATATCTTTTTCTTTATTATAAGCTATTCCCtctgttcctttttaataggctggtttttataaataaatgtttcaaaaaaatagactggtttcctaattgggaaagtcaaatgttactttaattttctgggaccacttttctcttaacttcttttgatgacaagtgtcgtgtggaccatttcactttacttctgtTGCTGACAAGTGTTatatggaccatttcacttcacttcttttattgacaagtgtcatgaggaccactttcaatgattagttctcttattttccttaaatttactctaaaaacaaaaccagcctattaataAGGAACACAGGGAGTATACTTTTAGGgttttattcatcttcttcattaggTATATAATTTCAAACTCTTAATCATTCctcttctctctcctctttcttcTCCTCTCCTCTCtagaaaaaaccctagaaaaattccCTTCATCCATGGCGGCTCAAGCCATTAGCGAGTAAATCTTAGGTCTTCTTGGAGGTGAAGGTTAGATCGATAGATAGGGGATATGGATCTGAGGAATCTGATAAAAAAATACTGTTGTTTTGATGGTAAAAATAGTTTTTTTCTTGTTTCCAAGTTTTATTTCTAGTCTTCTGAATAGATCTGTGTAACTTGCATGATGTTTATTTAAGGGTTGAAATCTCTGCGTGTTTCTTGATCCATTCTTGATTATCTTCTGTCTCGATCCTCTTGATGGCTTGTCTTTCCTTTCTCTCTTGTTGGCTTCGTCGGTCCTTCCTTTCTTGCTTGAATGCGtacttttagatttcttttataTATGTTGTTATTGGCCTATTTATGATATATGTATGCTATAACAGGTTTATTTCCTGTTGATGTTGTCTGTTTTGTCTGATTTTAAGTTAGGTTTTGACTCATCCAGGATCTGATTCTCTTCTGACCTTGTTTAATTCTCTAATTCCTTTCTTGTTGGCTATTGATATTTGGGTTTGCAAAATGGTAAtctgaatgttgttctttctatgGTTTTCTTAAAATTGTTGTTCCTTTGAAAGGGTTTTGCCTCAAAAGTAATTTGAAATCCTCTCTATCTTGGTTGTTATGTATTTTTGGACATGAATCTTctttcttctatctcttcttaTTTTGGATTTTAGATCTGTTTCCTTTGTTGGGTGGGTGTTCCTAAATCCCTTGACCTGCTTCTCTTGTCACATTTCTATCTCTTCTAGATTCCTTTGTTTTTGCTGCTGTTAAGATAtgtttctttgttcttcaagtGTAAGTGCTTTCCagttttctttgctcttttcttaAGGAGgtgttgtttcaatcattgatatTCATATATCCTTTCTATGGTAGTTTTTGGCGTTTCTTCGGCTTTCTCATCTGGTTGGTTTTTTCCCTTCGCTTCCCCTTATATTTTTTCGTCTATCtgtcttttgaattgatattagTGTTGAATTTCAATAGGATAGTTTTAATGTTGCTAGTACAAAATGTTTTTTGAGTATCTCTTCTTGCCCGTTTTATATCTTGTTGCGATCTGGTTTatgtttttagttttagttttagttttcagAAACCTAGTGGTTTCCTGTTAGGCTGGCTGTAGTTGTAGTCTTTGCCTGAGAAATAATGGTAATAATGAAGAATATATCCTCAATTTCATTCCCCAACTCTAATGATCGACCTAGCCCCCCAGGTAAGTCCCCTTTAAATCATATTTGCTTACTTTTATCTCATTCAATTGTTTACTTTTCTCTTGTAGTGCTAGCTAACTCTTTATAGATATTGTGTTTTTAATGCTGTTGGGGTTGGAGTTGAAAACAGTTTGGTCCCGGCGTTTGCAACTGAATCCAAATCTTTTCTGAAAGATCTAAGGACTGGTTAATCCCAGTTGGTTTGAATCGGTTATTCAAGGGCCTTTCTTTCTTcacctttttcattttttttttgtctagattattattaatttccttttatggccacttttttgtaaaatgaaacctcacaaaaaatttcaatttcataaaaaGATTTTGGTAGTATGCACTTGATAATACCAAAATATTTCTTCCTTTTAGTCCAATTTATGTATCCTTATCTTTTAGGAGTATAATTGGTAACCAagctttaatataacatatctaaaaatccgtgccttggaattttataaattttatctcaTTGGAAAGGTAGTAAGAAAGCTACGTAATgattacaaacaacaatatcaaatttagagctATTAAGAAAAATTTGAaggtatttatcatttttggcacaattttagaaaattaaacgTCCATCCATTAtgaaaaccaccacaaaggatacataatactttatgggtcctgttaacttgtatacccgtatacaagGTAAGCATTAATTATTTGTTCCCTTTTTTATCGTTTATAGAAAAAATTGTATTGAAATCTTAAACTTACCGATTTAAGAAATTAATCATAATTAATACTGCATTATTCCACAAGTACCCTTAAAAGATTTTTATTTATCATCGGTAAATCTTCTGCATGAGATCCTAATCCCTTTTCGTCCTATCTTCTCTGGTCACGGTCAATGTTCTGAAAACCGGTCCGGCCCGGCCAGTCAGCCTAGTGAATCGGCGACCCAGTCACCTTTCCGGGCCGTATCAACTGTGACCtagcaaaatcaacaaaaaacggCTTATTTTTGGAGAATCGGGTGACCGGACCGTTTTGACCCGTGATTCAACGTATCCTGTACGAGTCCATGAGTCGATAATTCTTCTGAATTTTTAACattgaaacatatcatcatgtgATTTAAACGCAGAGATAA encodes:
- the LOC113352970 gene encoding GDSL esterase/lipase At4g16230-like isoform X1, producing the protein MSNHIRIISFPSILWFVLLLLRSSFSDAKTVPLFFIFGDSLVDAGNNNYLHTIAKANVKPYGIDYTPSGGKPTGRFCNGKTFLDLTVDEFGGSCYPPPSLSLSPDDDGTLCGVNYASSGGGILNDTGALFLERISMDAQIDTYANTRQNMITNLGREKATELLKNAVFPIVVGSNDFLDNFLTPIIGTREYIPQDVFIAQMLDMHYSQLTRLHSLDARFIIIWNVPPIGCMPLERKMNPWYGGKCADSANELVSDYNKKLKDMITELRPNLSEVTLLFVDAYYVLYDLLLHKSDYGIKVAGEGCCTNVGPVVELFPCKETSTYCEDRSKYAFWDEYHPSEFVNRLSVKRYMDGDTKHVLPFNIRRAMKLRGF
- the LOC113352970 gene encoding GDSL esterase/lipase At3g50400-like isoform X2; the encoded protein is MSNHIRIISFPSILWFVLLLLRSSFSDAKTVPLFFIFGDSLVDAGNNNYLHTIAKANVKPYGIDYTPSGGKPTGRFCNGKTFLDLTVDEFGGSCYPPPSLSLSPDDDGTLCGVNYASSGGGILNDTGALFLERISMDAQIDTYANTRQNMITNLGREKATELLKNAVFPIVVGSNDFLDNFLTPIIGTREYIPQDRLHSLDARFIIIWNVPPIGCMPLERKMNPWYGGKCADSANELVSDYNKKLKDMITELRPNLSEVTLLFVDAYYVLYDLLLHKSDYGIKVAGEGCCTNVGPVVELFPCKETSTYCEDRSKYAFWDEYHPSEFVNRLSVKRYMDGDTKHVLPFNIRRAMKLRGF